The following proteins are encoded in a genomic region of Serinus canaria isolate serCan28SL12 chromosome 13, serCan2020, whole genome shotgun sequence:
- the NMUR2 gene encoding neuromedin-U receptor 2, with amino-acid sequence MAWVSNFSWLNHLALHEERLRGYLNSTEDYLTFLCGPRRSHLFLPMALVYSVIFIVGVVGNFLVCLVILKHRNMKTPTNYYLFSLAVSDLLVLLFGMPLEVYEMWSNYPFLLGPVGCYLKTALFETVCFASILSVTALSVERYVAVLHPLRAKLASTRRRARSTILALWLLSVLFALPNTGTHGIVLQHFPNGTLVPGSATCTVVVPLWIYNCIVQVTSLLFYVLPMGVISVLYYLMGLRLRGDESLEVEEMAVNVQRPSRRSVTKMLFVLVIVFAICWAPFHIDRLFFSFVVEWTEPLANTFNLIHVVSGVFFYLSSATNPIIYNLLSQRFRMAFLSVISPCCKHCAPKHPTCKISSQKSMFVIGDHNLMDSAENTSLPGTHRTSVSSSQLSTGL; translated from the exons ATGGCCTGGGTCAGTAATTTCTCCTGGTTAAACCACCTTGCTCTACATGAAGAACGCCTCAGGGGGTACTTAAACAGCACTGAGGATTATTTAACCTTCCTGTGCGGGCCCAGACGGAGCCAcctgttcctgcccatggcttTGGTGTACTCTGTGATCTTCATTGTGGGGGTGGTGGGCAACTTCTTGGTGTGCCTCGTCATCCTCAAGCACCGCAACATGAAGACCCCGACCAACTATTACCTGTTCAGCCTGGCGGTCTCGgacctgctggtgctgctcttcGGGATGCCCCTGGAAGTGTACGAGATGTGGAGCAACTACCCCTTCCTGCTGGGGCCCGTGGGCTGCTACCTGAAGACGGCTCTCTTCGAGACGGTGTGCTTCGCCTCCATCCTGAGCGTGACGGCGCTGAGCGTGGAGCGCTACGTGGCCGTGCTGCACCCGCTGCGGGCCAAGCTGGCCAGCACTCGCCGCCGTGCCCGCAGCACCATCCTGgccctctggctgctctccGTGCTCTTCGCCCTGCCCAACACGGGCACCCACGGCATCGTCCTGCAGCACTTCCCCAACGGCACCCTGGTGCCCGGCTCTGCCACCTGCACCGTGGTGGTGCCCCTGTGGATCTACAATTGTATTGTCCAGGTCACTTCTTTGCTCTTCTACGTGCTGCCCATGGGGGTGATAAGTGTGCTGTACTATCTGATGGGGCTAAGA TTGAGAGGAGATGAATCTTTGGAAGTGGAGGAAATGGCTGTGAATGTTCAGAGGCCATCCAGGAGATCAGTCACCAAGATGCTGT TTGTCCTTGTGATAGTTTTTGCCATCTGCTGGGCTCCATTCCACATAGACCGACTTTTCTTCAGCTTTGTTGTGGAATGGACTGAGCCCTTGGCCAATACCTTCAACTTAATCCACGTGGTGTCAG GTGTTTTCTTCTACCTGAGCTCTGCCACAAACCCCATCATTTACAACCTGCTGTCCCAGCGCTTCAGGATGGCTTTCCTCAGTGTGATTTCTCCTTGCTGCAAGCACTGTGCCCCTAAACACCCCACCTGCAAGATTTCATCCCAGAAGAGCATGTTTGTGATTGGGGACCACAATCTCATGGACTCTGCTGAAAACACGAGCCTCCCTGGCACTCACAGGACATCTgtcagcagctctcagctctccACTGGCCTGtga